In the Kitasatospora terrestris genome, one interval contains:
- a CDS encoding peptidase E, with protein MPASEPTVLATSGGHRTGTRTTIEFDALVHHAVELSGVHGRRPRVMYVGTAIGDAEYVTARMAEAARVAGFDLTPLQLFPMPNLDDVEGTVLEQDVVWVMGGSVANLLAVWRVHGVDAVMRRAWEAGVVLSGVSAGSICWFRGGTTDSFGRELRPVTDALGLLPYGNGVHYDVDPGRRPLVHRLVADGTLPTTHCTDDGVGLHYKGTTLVEALTERRGKAAYIVTRDGDRAVEERVEPRLL; from the coding sequence ATGCCCGCCTCTGAGCCCACCGTCCTCGCCACCTCGGGCGGCCACCGCACCGGCACCCGGACGACGATCGAGTTCGACGCCCTGGTCCACCACGCCGTCGAGCTGTCCGGCGTCCACGGGCGCCGGCCCCGGGTGATGTACGTCGGCACGGCGATCGGCGACGCCGAGTACGTCACCGCGCGGATGGCGGAGGCGGCCCGGGTCGCCGGCTTCGACCTGACGCCGCTGCAGCTCTTCCCGATGCCCAACCTGGACGACGTCGAGGGCACCGTGCTGGAGCAGGACGTGGTGTGGGTGATGGGCGGTTCGGTGGCCAACCTGCTGGCGGTGTGGCGGGTCCACGGGGTGGACGCGGTGATGCGGCGGGCCTGGGAGGCGGGTGTGGTGCTCAGCGGGGTCAGCGCCGGGTCCATCTGCTGGTTCCGCGGCGGGACGACCGACTCCTTCGGCCGTGAGCTGCGGCCGGTCACCGACGCGCTCGGGCTGCTCCCGTACGGGAACGGCGTGCACTACGACGTCGACCCGGGCCGCCGCCCGCTGGTCCACCGCCTGGTCGCCGACGGGACGCTGCCCACCACCCACTGCACCGACGACGGGGTGGGCCTCCACTACAAGGGCACCACCCTGGTCGAGGCCCTCACCGAACGCCGCGGCAAGGCCGCGTACATCGTCACCCGCGACGGCGACCGGGCGGTGGAGGAGCGCGTCGAGCCACGGCTGCTCTGA
- a CDS encoding DNA repair helicase XPB — MSCLIVQSDKTLLLEIDHPAAAECRRAIAPFAELERAPEHIHTYRVTPLGLWNARAAGHDAEQVVDALVKYSRYPVPHALLVDVADTMARYGRLQLQKHPVHGLVLSTTDRPVLEEVLRSKKIAPLVGVRIDPDTVVVHPSERGQIKQVLLKLGWPAEDYAGYVDGEAHPIHLEEDGWQLRPYQKQAVEGFWHGGSGVVVLPCGAGKTLVGAAAMAESKTTTLILVTNTVSARQWKHELVKRTTLTEEEIGEYSGTRKEIRPVTIATYQVMTTRRKGVYPHLELFDARNWGLVVYDEVHLLPAPVFKFTADLQARRRLGLTATLVREDGREGDVFSLIGPKRFDAPWKEIEAQGYIAPADCCEVRVTLSDSERLMYATAEPEEKYRFCSTTATKRRVVEALVKKHQGDQTLVIGQYIDQLDELGEALNAPVIKGETSNAQREKLFDAFRSKEIGVLVVSKVANFSIDLPEATVAIQVSGTFGSRQEEAQRLGRVLRPKADGHAAHFYSVVARDTVDQDFAAHRQRFLAEQGYAYRIVDADDI; from the coding sequence GTGTCCTGCCTAATCGTCCAGAGCGACAAGACGCTGCTCCTGGAGATCGACCACCCCGCGGCCGCCGAGTGCCGGCGGGCCATCGCGCCGTTCGCCGAACTGGAGCGCGCCCCGGAGCACATCCACACCTACCGGGTGACCCCGCTGGGGCTGTGGAACGCCCGCGCGGCGGGGCACGACGCCGAGCAGGTGGTGGACGCCCTGGTGAAGTACTCGCGCTACCCGGTGCCGCACGCGCTGCTGGTCGACGTGGCCGACACGATGGCCCGCTACGGACGGCTGCAGCTGCAGAAGCACCCGGTGCACGGCCTGGTGCTGTCCACCACGGACCGGCCGGTGCTGGAGGAGGTGCTGCGCTCGAAGAAGATCGCCCCGCTGGTCGGCGTCCGGATCGACCCGGACACCGTGGTGGTGCACCCGTCCGAGCGCGGCCAGATCAAGCAGGTGCTGCTGAAGCTCGGCTGGCCCGCCGAGGACTACGCGGGGTACGTGGACGGCGAGGCGCACCCGATCCACCTGGAGGAGGACGGGTGGCAGCTGCGCCCGTACCAGAAGCAGGCCGTCGAGGGCTTCTGGCACGGCGGCTCCGGCGTCGTGGTGCTGCCCTGCGGGGCGGGCAAGACGCTGGTCGGCGCGGCGGCGATGGCGGAGTCCAAGACCACCACGCTGATCCTGGTGACCAACACCGTCTCGGCCCGGCAGTGGAAGCACGAGCTGGTCAAGCGGACCACGCTGACCGAGGAGGAGATCGGCGAGTACAGCGGCACCCGCAAGGAGATCCGCCCGGTCACCATCGCCACGTACCAGGTGATGACCACCAGGCGGAAGGGCGTCTACCCGCACCTGGAGCTGTTCGACGCCCGCAACTGGGGCCTGGTGGTCTACGACGAGGTGCACCTGCTGCCCGCGCCGGTGTTCAAGTTCACCGCCGACCTGCAGGCCCGCCGGCGGCTCGGCCTGACCGCGACGCTGGTCCGCGAGGACGGCCGCGAGGGCGACGTGTTCTCGCTGATCGGCCCCAAGCGCTTCGACGCGCCGTGGAAGGAGATCGAGGCGCAGGGCTACATCGCACCGGCCGACTGCTGCGAGGTGCGGGTGACGCTCAGCGACAGCGAGCGGCTGATGTACGCGACCGCCGAGCCGGAGGAGAAGTACCGCTTCTGCTCGACCACCGCCACCAAGCGGCGGGTGGTGGAGGCGCTGGTCAAGAAGCACCAGGGCGACCAGACGCTGGTCATCGGGCAGTACATCGACCAGCTGGACGAGCTGGGCGAGGCGCTGAACGCCCCGGTGATCAAGGGCGAGACCAGCAACGCGCAGCGGGAGAAGCTCTTCGACGCGTTCCGCTCGAAGGAGATCGGCGTGCTGGTGGTGTCGAAGGTGGCCAACTTCTCGATCGACCTGCCGGAGGCGACCGTCGCCATCCAGGTCTCCGGGACCTTCGGCTCGCGCCAGGAGGAGGCCCAGCGGCTCGGCCGCGTGCTGCGGCCCAAGGCGGACGGGCACGCCGCCCACTTCTACTCGGTGGTCGCCCGCGACACCGTCGACCAGGACTTCGCGGCGCACCGGCAGCGCTTCCTGGCCGAGCAGGGCTACGCGTACCGGATCGTCGACGCGGACGACATCTGA
- a CDS encoding HelD family protein yields MHSPTDATTATDAAATDAAAAAITDPLQRERAHLAASRAALRAMREDVESLDLRDVTGTWVSAAVLHHQIEQRIAALADLAHTPLFFGRLDYLHAISEDLSEGGGGERFYIGRRHVHDADGDPMVIDWRAPVSQPFYRASRKEPMDVGKRRRFGYTGGELTAYEDENLSDPAEADTRSALLAAEIEKPRVGPMRDIVATIQPEQDEIVRADISGTVCVQGAPGTGKTAVGLHRVAYLLYAHRERLARTGTLVIGPNRSFLHYIEQVLPALGELDVAQATVQELVGHVEVRGTDTAEAARIKGDARMAEVLRRAVRSGIALPTEPCVVVRGSRRWRVPAYELEEIIQELKGREIRYGAAAEALPQRIAHAVLVKMEQGGEAPDDRVQDAVARNTAVKAVAKACWPPVDPVKLVHRLLTDAEFLAASADGILTPEEQDAVRWTKAARSPKTAPWTAADAVLVDEANDLVQRTASLGHVVVDEAQDLSPMQYRAVGRRCSTGSATVLGDLAQGTTPWATASWPEALHHLGKPAAHIEELTQGFRVPEEVIAYASRLLPSIAPGLAPASSVREAPGSLTVTRVEDGLVDEVVSACRDALAREGSTGLIAADARIPLLAEALDAAGLPFLDPGTETTAEARLTLVPASLAKGLEYDYVVLDEPAAIVAGEPDERTGLRRLYVALTRAVSGLAVLHREPLPSQLG; encoded by the coding sequence GTGCACTCCCCCACCGACGCCACCACCGCCACCGACGCCGCCGCCACCGACGCCGCCGCCGCCGCCATCACCGACCCGCTGCAGCGCGAGCGCGCGCACCTCGCCGCCTCCCGCGCCGCGCTCCGGGCGATGCGCGAGGACGTCGAGTCGCTCGACCTGCGCGACGTCACCGGCACCTGGGTGTCCGCCGCCGTGCTGCACCACCAGATCGAGCAGCGGATCGCCGCGCTCGCCGACCTCGCCCACACCCCGCTGTTCTTCGGCCGCCTGGACTACCTGCACGCGATCAGCGAGGACCTCTCCGAGGGCGGCGGCGGCGAGCGCTTCTACATCGGCCGCCGGCACGTCCACGACGCCGACGGCGACCCGATGGTGATCGACTGGCGCGCGCCGGTCTCCCAGCCGTTCTACCGGGCCAGCCGCAAGGAGCCGATGGACGTCGGCAAGCGCCGCCGCTTCGGCTACACCGGCGGCGAGTTGACCGCGTACGAGGACGAGAACCTGTCCGACCCGGCGGAGGCCGACACCCGCTCCGCGCTGCTCGCCGCGGAGATCGAGAAGCCCCGCGTCGGCCCGATGCGCGACATCGTCGCCACCATCCAGCCCGAGCAGGACGAGATCGTCCGCGCCGACATCTCCGGCACCGTCTGCGTCCAGGGCGCCCCCGGCACCGGGAAGACCGCCGTCGGCCTGCACCGCGTCGCCTACCTGCTGTACGCGCACCGCGAGCGCCTCGCCCGCACCGGCACCCTGGTGATCGGCCCGAACCGCTCCTTCCTCCACTACATCGAGCAGGTGCTGCCCGCCCTGGGCGAGCTGGACGTCGCCCAGGCCACCGTCCAGGAGCTGGTCGGCCACGTCGAGGTGCGCGGCACCGACACCGCCGAGGCCGCCCGGATCAAGGGCGACGCCCGGATGGCCGAGGTGCTGCGCCGGGCGGTCCGCTCCGGGATCGCGCTGCCCACCGAGCCGTGCGTGGTGGTCCGCGGCTCCCGCCGCTGGCGGGTGCCGGCGTACGAACTCGAAGAGATCATCCAGGAGTTGAAGGGCCGCGAGATCCGCTACGGCGCCGCAGCCGAGGCGCTGCCGCAGCGGATCGCGCACGCCGTGCTGGTCAAGATGGAGCAGGGCGGCGAGGCCCCCGACGACCGGGTGCAGGACGCCGTCGCCCGCAACACCGCCGTCAAGGCCGTGGCCAAGGCCTGCTGGCCGCCGGTCGACCCGGTGAAGCTGGTCCACCGGCTGCTCACCGACGCCGAGTTCCTCGCCGCCTCCGCGGACGGCATCCTCACCCCCGAGGAGCAGGACGCCGTCCGCTGGACCAAGGCCGCCCGCTCGCCGAAGACCGCGCCGTGGACCGCCGCCGACGCCGTCCTGGTCGACGAGGCCAACGACCTGGTGCAGCGCACCGCCTCGCTCGGCCACGTGGTCGTCGACGAGGCCCAGGACCTCTCCCCGATGCAGTACCGGGCGGTCGGCCGCCGCTGCTCCACCGGCTCGGCGACCGTCCTCGGCGACCTCGCCCAGGGCACCACCCCGTGGGCAACCGCCAGTTGGCCCGAGGCCCTGCACCACCTCGGCAAGCCGGCCGCGCACATCGAGGAGCTCACCCAGGGCTTCCGGGTGCCCGAGGAGGTCATCGCGTACGCCTCCCGGCTGCTGCCCTCGATCGCCCCCGGCCTGGCACCGGCCTCCTCGGTCCGCGAGGCGCCCGGTTCGCTGACCGTCACCCGGGTCGAGGACGGGCTGGTCGACGAGGTGGTCTCCGCCTGCCGGGACGCGCTCGCCCGGGAGGGCTCCACCGGCCTGATCGCGGCCGACGCCCGGATCCCGCTGCTCGCCGAGGCCCTGGACGCCGCCGGGCTGCCCTTCCTCGACCCCGGCACCGAGACCACGGCGGAGGCCCGCCTGACCCTGGTGCCAGCCTCGCTCGCCAAGGGCCTGGAGTACGACTACGTGGTGCTCGACGAACCGGCCGCGATCGTCGCCGGCGAGCCCGACGAGCGCACCGGCCTGCGCCGCCTGTACGTCGCCCTCACCCGGGCGGTCTCCGGACTCGCCGTCCTGCACCGGGAGCCGCTGCCGTCCCAACTGGGCTGA
- a CDS encoding HD domain-containing protein: MTSALPDRWNELLLRCGATVDPAPYARDLLERWAEPQRRYHTTEHLRAVLDHVDALAGYADDPDAVRLAAWFHDAVYKPDRSENEERSAQLAVRALREAGLAEALVEEVARLVRLTVTHHPEPGDRNGEVLCDADLAVLGGPPEGYAAYAAAVRAEYAFVPEEAFRTGRAAILRQLLDLPALYRTPAARDRFDAPARANLAAELTALEG; encoded by the coding sequence ATGACTTCTGCGCTGCCGGACCGTTGGAACGAGCTGCTGCTGCGCTGCGGCGCCACCGTCGACCCCGCCCCCTACGCCCGTGACCTGCTGGAACGCTGGGCCGAGCCGCAGCGCCGGTACCACACCACCGAGCACCTGCGGGCCGTCCTGGACCACGTGGACGCGCTCGCCGGGTACGCCGACGACCCGGACGCCGTCCGGCTCGCCGCCTGGTTCCACGACGCCGTCTACAAGCCGGACCGCTCCGAGAACGAGGAGCGCAGCGCCCAGCTCGCCGTCCGCGCGCTGCGCGAGGCCGGGCTCGCCGAGGCCCTGGTCGAGGAGGTCGCCCGGCTGGTCCGGCTCACCGTCACCCACCACCCCGAGCCCGGCGACCGCAACGGCGAGGTGCTCTGCGACGCCGACCTGGCCGTCCTCGGCGGCCCGCCGGAGGGCTACGCGGCGTACGCGGCCGCCGTGCGCGCCGAGTACGCGTTCGTCCCCGAGGAGGCCTTCCGCACCGGCCGGGCGGCGATCCTGCGCCAGCTCCTCGACCTGCCCGCGCTCTACCGCACCCCCGCCGCCCGGGACCGCTTCGACGCCCCCGCCCGGGCCAACCTGGCCGCCGAACTCACCGCCCTGGAGGGCTGA
- a CDS encoding copper homeostasis protein CutC produces the protein MFEVIALTVQDAQAAETGGADRLELVTDMAADGLTPSVADFAAIRAAVGIPLRVMLRIRDGFTPGDLDELLARTAALRAEGADEFVLGFLDPDGSVDLAATTAVASAVEGCAWTFHRAIDHSADRGDVRAAVAELPGLDTFLTSGAAAGVDAGQEVLAGELAKAGDPGYRQRILVGGGLRAEHVPGLRAAGFDAFHIGGAVRDGGWTGAVSPAKVAEWRTLIGE, from the coding sequence ATGTTCGAAGTCATCGCGCTGACCGTGCAGGACGCCCAGGCCGCCGAGACCGGCGGCGCCGATCGGCTCGAACTGGTCACCGACATGGCCGCCGACGGCCTCACCCCGTCCGTCGCCGACTTCGCCGCGATCCGCGCCGCCGTCGGCATCCCGCTGCGGGTCATGCTGCGGATCCGGGACGGCTTCACGCCCGGTGACCTGGACGAGCTGCTGGCCCGGACGGCCGCGCTGCGGGCCGAGGGCGCGGACGAGTTCGTCCTCGGCTTCCTCGACCCGGACGGGTCCGTCGACCTGGCGGCCACCACCGCCGTCGCCTCGGCGGTCGAGGGCTGCGCGTGGACCTTCCACCGCGCGATCGACCACTCCGCGGACCGCGGCGACGTCCGCGCCGCCGTCGCGGAGCTGCCCGGCCTGGACACCTTCCTCACCTCCGGCGCCGCGGCGGGCGTGGACGCCGGGCAGGAGGTGCTGGCCGGCGAGCTCGCCAAGGCCGGCGACCCCGGCTACCGGCAGCGGATCCTGGTCGGCGGCGGCCTGCGGGCCGAGCACGTACCGGGCCTGCGGGCGGCCGGCTTCGACGCCTTCCACATCGGCGGCGCGGTCCGCGACGGCGGCTGGACGGGCGCGGTGTCGCCCGCGAAGGTCGCCGAATGGCGCACGCTCATCGGCGAGTAG
- a CDS encoding recombinase family protein: MANPDEAKTVHMIVERVLKKDSLMQITTDLSAAGIPSPGHTSRQTTGKRNDSKRWYTTTLRSLLPNPQLLGQVIEDGRPILRTDGLPLVNRAPILDMDAWQALQDELGSRADPGDRRWEGTSLLRGILPLLVVRHRMYTCAAAGRIRYHCIGRLKKRQGGESSDCYGVRIAGAGAVPTGRTHAEVWRDADTAGKRDLLLSAGAYVEVAPATKQGRYPDTSRLSVHFGREGQARRDSADGKDGQAVLSEVVTRDEAP; this comes from the coding sequence GTGGCCAACCCCGACGAAGCCAAGACCGTCCACATGATCGTTGAGCGGGTCCTCAAGAAGGACTCGCTCATGCAGATCACAACGGACCTGAGCGCGGCCGGCATCCCGTCCCCGGGGCACACCTCACGGCAGACCACGGGCAAGCGCAACGACTCGAAGCGGTGGTACACGACCACGCTCCGGAGCCTGCTCCCCAACCCGCAGTTGCTCGGACAGGTCATCGAGGACGGGAGGCCCATCCTGCGCACCGACGGCCTACCGCTGGTCAACCGAGCGCCGATCCTCGACATGGACGCCTGGCAGGCACTCCAGGACGAGCTTGGAAGCCGCGCAGACCCCGGCGACCGCAGGTGGGAGGGGACGTCGCTGCTGCGGGGCATCCTGCCACTGCTCGTTGTGCGGCACCGGATGTACACCTGTGCCGCCGCCGGGCGGATTCGGTACCACTGCATCGGGCGGCTGAAGAAGAGACAGGGCGGCGAGAGCAGCGACTGCTACGGCGTGAGGATCGCCGGGGCTGGGGCCGTGCCGACGGGCAGGACGCACGCCGAGGTCTGGCGGGATGCCGACACCGCCGGGAAGCGCGATCTGCTGCTCAGCGCCGGCGCGTACGTGGAAGTCGCCCCAGCGACGAAGCAGGGCCGCTACCCGGACACGTCGAGGCTCTCGGTTCACTTCGGACGAGAGGGCCAGGCGCGCCGCGACAGCGCAGACGGCAAAGACGGCCAAGCTGTGCTCTCGGAGGTGGTCACCCGCGACGAAGCTCCGTAG
- a CDS encoding DUF4031 domain-containing protein — protein MILIDPPNWPGHGKWWSHLVSDVSYEELHAFAERLGAPAKGFERDHYDIPAAWYAKAVALGAEPVGSKELVARLTAAGLRRRKVSPPGR, from the coding sequence GTGATCCTGATCGACCCGCCGAACTGGCCCGGGCACGGCAAGTGGTGGTCGCACCTGGTGAGCGACGTGTCGTACGAGGAACTGCACGCCTTCGCGGAGCGCCTGGGCGCGCCCGCGAAGGGCTTCGAGCGGGACCACTACGACATCCCGGCGGCGTGGTACGCGAAGGCGGTGGCGCTGGGCGCCGAGCCGGTGGGCAGCAAGGAGCTGGTCGCCCGGCTGACCGCCGCCGGGCTGCGGCGGCGGAAGGTCAGCCCTCCAGGGCGGTGA
- a CDS encoding PadR family transcriptional regulator, with protein MTDRSMQEPTLLLLTALADRPRHGYALIQEVAQISGGRVKLRTGTLYGALDRLLQQQVIEVEGEDVVDGRARRTYALTDAGREVLAAEAARLRSVAAEAERRLAGGPAVRPAVKGAFA; from the coding sequence ATGACTGATCGTTCGATGCAGGAGCCCACGCTGCTGCTGTTGACCGCGCTCGCGGACCGGCCCCGGCACGGCTACGCGCTGATCCAGGAGGTCGCCCAGATCTCCGGCGGCCGGGTCAAGCTCCGGACCGGCACGCTCTACGGGGCGCTCGACCGGCTGCTGCAGCAGCAGGTGATCGAGGTGGAGGGCGAAGACGTGGTCGACGGGCGGGCCAGGCGCACGTACGCGCTCACCGACGCCGGCCGCGAGGTGCTGGCGGCGGAGGCCGCCAGGCTGCGCTCGGTCGCGGCCGAGGCGGAACGACGACTCGCGGGCGGCCCGGCCGTCCGCCCGGCGGTGAAGGGGGCGTTCGCATGA
- a CDS encoding VanZ family protein — protein sequence MIEAIFSSAPALLPVFAVLGLAFGTAALRQARARQWPQAAAVLWGLSLAGEVAATLTPTTTGSSGRTCSIGSGVWATATTQQGLMNIALFVPLAFSATLVLRRPLTVLAACTVLSAVTELCQTLLGTGRSCDGADFVDNALGALIGTVAAVVWLWLRRRKVLFGLRDGFHGLTTAGVGLVAVTTVVLLYVPLHHDAAGFGSNSSADETEMPQRIASRLFGPDTLLQTTRLTATPDNPPQQVLEAVTDRGQFRIEWPTGRLLISASANSQIDPGPLTRDQVLKVGTDFAATWFSELTQAVTPTLTSTDSAGGAYMLTYRRYNADNVLMPMRLDITVSTSGRVMASSARWDADPQLPHPTVTADTAKQQAISTHTGSRADTTFLLAKKIQGQWRPCWAVNIVKPGESQASGTVEFIDAVTGQFVANQG from the coding sequence ATGATCGAAGCGATTTTCTCCTCGGCTCCCGCGCTTCTCCCCGTCTTCGCCGTCCTCGGCCTGGCCTTTGGGACGGCGGCTCTGCGGCAGGCCCGGGCCAGACAGTGGCCGCAGGCCGCCGCAGTGCTGTGGGGGCTGTCTCTGGCTGGCGAGGTCGCGGCGACACTGACGCCGACCACCACCGGGTCGTCCGGGCGGACGTGCTCGATCGGCAGCGGAGTGTGGGCCACCGCCACTACCCAGCAAGGGCTGATGAACATCGCCCTGTTCGTGCCTCTCGCCTTCTCCGCCACGCTGGTCCTGCGCCGGCCGCTCACCGTCCTCGCGGCGTGCACAGTGCTCTCCGCCGTGACCGAGCTCTGCCAGACCCTGCTGGGCACCGGCCGCTCCTGCGACGGAGCGGATTTCGTCGACAACGCACTCGGCGCGCTCATCGGCACGGTTGCCGCTGTCGTCTGGTTGTGGCTCCGCCGCCGCAAGGTGCTGTTCGGGCTCCGGGACGGCTTTCACGGCCTCACCACGGCAGGCGTCGGCCTCGTCGCCGTCACGACCGTCGTCCTGCTGTACGTGCCGCTTCATCACGACGCAGCGGGCTTCGGCTCGAACTCCTCGGCCGACGAGACCGAGATGCCCCAACGCATCGCCAGCCGACTCTTCGGACCCGACACCCTGCTGCAGACCACCCGCCTGACCGCCACCCCCGACAATCCTCCCCAGCAGGTCCTCGAGGCCGTCACCGACCGCGGCCAGTTCCGGATCGAGTGGCCCACCGGGCGCCTCCTCATCAGCGCCTCGGCCAACAGTCAAATCGACCCGGGGCCCCTCACCCGGGACCAGGTCCTCAAGGTCGGCACCGACTTCGCGGCGACCTGGTTCTCCGAACTCACACAGGCCGTGACTCCCACTCTGACCTCTACCGACAGTGCGGGTGGTGCCTACATGCTCACCTACCGTCGGTACAACGCCGACAACGTCCTGATGCCGATGCGCCTGGACATCACGGTCTCCACCTCCGGCCGGGTCATGGCGTCCTCCGCGCGCTGGGACGCCGACCCCCAGCTGCCGCATCCCACCGTCACCGCCGACACCGCCAAGCAGCAAGCCATCTCCACCCACACCGGCTCTCGCGCCGACACCACGTTCCTCCTGGCGAAGAAGATCCAGGGACAGTGGCGGCCGTGTTGGGCGGTCAACATCGTCAAACCCGGCGAATCCCAGGCGTCAGGAACTGTGGAATTCATCGACGCCGTCACCGGCCAATTCGTGGCAAATCAGGGCTGA